A DNA window from Desulfurobacterium atlanticum contains the following coding sequences:
- the cbiM gene encoding cobalt transporter CbiM, which translates to MHISEGVLPGWMLITGWGLTAAGTAIGLKRLDNSKIPVAALLAAAFFVASLIHVPLGPTSVHLVMNGLVGLLAGWVAFPILLVGLFLQAVLFQFGGITVLGVNTFNMAFPAVVAYYICRKLLKSSSSTSIILAGITAAFVAIIGSGLLVAIELFLTGEQFTKVAELVVIAHLPVAVVEAVINIFVLSFIKKVFPELLEVNYAAS; encoded by the coding sequence ATGCACATATCAGAAGGTGTACTTCCAGGATGGATGCTTATAACAGGTTGGGGATTAACTGCTGCAGGAACAGCCATAGGACTTAAAAGACTTGATAATAGTAAAATCCCGGTAGCGGCTCTCCTTGCCGCTGCTTTCTTCGTTGCATCTTTGATACATGTTCCCCTTGGTCCAACAAGCGTTCATCTTGTTATGAACGGTCTTGTAGGTCTATTAGCCGGCTGGGTAGCTTTTCCGATTTTGCTTGTAGGTTTATTCCTTCAGGCAGTTCTGTTTCAATTTGGAGGAATTACAGTACTTGGAGTAAACACATTCAACATGGCATTTCCTGCCGTAGTTGCTTACTATATATGCCGAAAACTCTTAAAAAGCAGTTCATCCACATCTATCATTTTGGCTGGAATAACTGCCGCTTTTGTCGCAATAATAGGCTCAGGGCTACTTGTGGCTATTGAACTTTTTCTAACAGGTGAACAGTTTACAAAAGTAGCAGAACTTGTAGTAATAGCTCATCTGCCGGTAGCCGTTGTTGAAGCTGTAATAAACATATTTGTCCTTTCCTTTATAAAGAAAGTATTTCCTGAGCTCCTGGAGGTTAACTATGCAGCATCTTAA
- a CDS encoding DUF4198 domain-containing protein has product MRKLLGLTVAGIVALSSSAYAHFVVLKPNKDIVEGGSRIIHLETKFTHPMEGGPNMEFGIVDSGAFINGKKYKLKWKKIMIPALKGSNKKAPMYKTSFKIKRPGVYQFYVVPTPYFEPAEEKFIQQITKVYVETFGLEDGWDEPIGLKAEIVPLTRPFGIWEGNTFRGRAYLNGKPLANAEVEIEYLNTKGVKPPADPFVTQVVKTDKDGYFEYTIPWAGWWGFSVLGDGGKLKKDGKYYPVELDSIVWVKAYPKPKEVR; this is encoded by the coding sequence ATGAGAAAACTTTTGGGCTTGACAGTAGCTGGAATTGTTGCTTTATCTTCAAGTGCGTATGCACACTTTGTTGTGCTAAAGCCAAACAAGGATATAGTTGAAGGAGGAAGCAGAATTATCCATCTTGAAACAAAGTTTACCCATCCTATGGAAGGCGGTCCCAATATGGAATTTGGTATAGTTGACAGTGGTGCTTTTATAAATGGAAAAAAATATAAGTTAAAGTGGAAGAAAATAATGATACCTGCCCTTAAAGGTAGCAATAAAAAGGCACCTATGTATAAAACATCTTTTAAAATCAAAAGACCTGGAGTGTATCAGTTTTATGTTGTTCCAACACCTTACTTTGAACCTGCAGAAGAGAAGTTTATCCAGCAGATTACAAAGGTTTATGTTGAAACATTTGGACTTGAAGATGGATGGGATGAACCTATAGGTCTTAAAGCTGAAATTGTCCCTCTCACAAGGCCTTTTGGTATATGGGAAGGAAATACATTCAGAGGAAGAGCTTATCTTAACGGTAAACCCCTTGCAAATGCAGAAGTTGAAATTGAATATCTTAATACAAAAGGTGTTAAGCCACCTGCCGACCCATTTGTAACACAGGTTGTAAAAACCGATAAAGATGGATACTTTGAATATACAATCCCGTGGGCAGGATGGTGGGGATTCTCTGTCCTTGGAGATGGCGGGAAACTTAAAAAGGATGGAAAGTATTATCCTGTTGAACTTGACTCTATTGTGTGGGTAAAAGCATATCCAAAACCAAAAGAGGTAAGATAA
- a CDS encoding radical SAM protein has protein sequence MKYIFGPVYSRRLGLSLGVDLVPYKVCSMDCVYCEVGRTTVKTLERKEYVPVKEVIKELGDFLSASPPVDFVTFSGYGEPTLNSKIGKVVKFLKGEIPDIPIALITNSSLLWQKDVLNDIREMDLFLPSFDAASDTVLKKINRPVSAISVELLKKGLLNLKKETEGKIWLETLFVEGLNNNKDEILKIGEFVHYLEPDRWQINTVDRPPAYNSKPLSYEELEKIKEMVKYPATDIIVRKSTENRSSFTSDFKREILDLVNRRPCPIKEISDALGVLQEDVEKAVEELLREGRVFKVKFGNVFYLKGKEKK, from the coding sequence TTGAAATACATATTTGGTCCTGTTTATTCAAGAAGGCTTGGCCTTTCTCTTGGAGTTGACCTTGTTCCCTATAAAGTTTGTAGTATGGATTGTGTTTACTGTGAAGTGGGAAGAACAACTGTTAAAACTCTTGAAAGAAAAGAGTATGTGCCTGTAAAGGAGGTTATAAAAGAGCTTGGGGATTTTTTGTCTGCTTCTCCTCCGGTTGATTTTGTAACCTTCAGTGGTTACGGAGAACCTACTTTAAATTCTAAAATAGGAAAAGTAGTTAAATTTTTGAAAGGAGAAATCCCCGATATTCCTATTGCTTTAATAACGAACAGTTCATTACTGTGGCAGAAAGATGTTTTAAATGATATAAGGGAGATGGACCTTTTTCTGCCTTCCTTTGATGCAGCTTCAGATACTGTTTTGAAAAAAATTAATAGACCTGTATCTGCAATTTCGGTAGAGCTTTTAAAAAAGGGGCTTTTAAATCTTAAAAAGGAAACAGAAGGGAAAATCTGGCTTGAAACATTATTTGTTGAAGGTTTAAACAATAATAAAGATGAAATTCTAAAGATAGGTGAGTTTGTGCACTATTTGGAGCCAGATAGATGGCAGATAAACACAGTTGATAGGCCTCCAGCTTATAACAGCAAACCTCTTTCTTACGAAGAGCTTGAGAAGATAAAAGAGATGGTTAAATATCCTGCTACGGATATTATTGTAAGAAAATCTACTGAAAATCGGAGCAGTTTTACTTCTGATTTTAAAAGAGAGATTCTTGATCTTGTAAACCGACGTCCCTGTCCGATAAAAGAGATTTCAGATGCTCTTGGGGTATTGCAGGAAGATGTGGAAAAGGCGGTTGAAGAGTTGTTAAGAGAAGGGAGAGTGTTTAAAGTAAAATTTGGAAACGTTTTTTATCTTAAAGGAAAAGAGAAAAAATGA
- a CDS encoding zinc ribbon domain-containing protein translates to MKMPVRVFKCMDCGEEFKVPFGKPKWMLECPECGSERIVRIGTEAGDFESREKDGKESEPVFLCCGNMHKFGWGWRPRFGKGFGWRRNGRGRGWCRG, encoded by the coding sequence ATGAAGATGCCGGTAAGAGTGTTTAAGTGTATGGATTGTGGCGAAGAGTTTAAGGTTCCCTTCGGTAAACCAAAATGGATGCTTGAATGTCCTGAGTGCGGAAGTGAACGTATAGTTAGAATCGGCACAGAAGCCGGGGATTTTGAAAGCCGGGAAAAAGATGGAAAAGAAAGTGAGCCGGTATTTCTGTGCTGTGGTAATATGCACAAGTTTGGCTGGGGTTGGCGTCCTCGCTTCGGGAAAGGTTTTGGCTGGCGTAGAAATGGAAGAGGAAGAGGCTGGTGTAGAGGGTAG
- a CDS encoding FAD-dependent oxidoreductase, producing the protein MLKLDVAIVGAGGAGLYAALSAIRKNPNIKVGVISKVYPTRSHTGAAQGGVNAALSNVANDSPEKHTYDTIKGSDFLADQDAAELMCQIAPKIIIEMEHMGLPFSRLENGKIAQRPFGGASFPRTCYAADKTGHVMLQTLFEQCIRRNVKFFNEWFVTSLVHDGQKICGLIAIDMKSGKIEVIRAKSVILATGGHARIYWKRTSNALGCTGDGTALALKTGVPLKDMEFVQFHPTGLRRTGILVTEGARGEGGYLINKEGERFMSRYAPEKMELAPRDMVSRAIETEIAQGRGFEDDEGNKFVFLDLRHLGKGKILEKLPQIRELAIDFEGIDPIEEPIPIRPTAHYCMGGIDTDINTATIIDGLFAAGECACVSVHGANRLGGNSLLDIVVFGKIAGEMAAEYALSSELPEFPVEKLKDERNKIESLFEKDGKEKLATLRNELSDTLTEGAGIFRDEVKLKKALEKVKEIKERANHIKVEDLSYTFNTNLQQTLEFLNMVELAEVTVITALERKESRGAHFRTDYPERNDKEFLKHSVVTFENGDYKISYKPVTITRYKPEERKY; encoded by the coding sequence ATGTTAAAGCTTGATGTCGCCATAGTTGGAGCGGGCGGAGCAGGACTATATGCAGCTCTCTCAGCAATAAGAAAAAATCCGAATATAAAAGTCGGAGTAATCTCTAAAGTTTATCCAACCCGTTCACATACAGGCGCTGCTCAGGGAGGAGTAAACGCAGCTCTTTCAAATGTGGCCAACGATTCCCCTGAAAAACATACCTACGATACGATAAAAGGCAGTGATTTCCTTGCCGACCAGGATGCAGCAGAACTTATGTGCCAGATAGCTCCAAAAATAATAATAGAAATGGAACACATGGGATTACCTTTTTCAAGACTTGAAAACGGTAAAATAGCCCAGAGACCTTTCGGGGGAGCTTCCTTCCCCAGAACCTGTTACGCAGCAGACAAAACAGGACATGTAATGCTACAAACTCTTTTTGAACAGTGCATAAGAAGAAATGTCAAATTTTTTAATGAATGGTTTGTTACATCCCTTGTTCATGATGGCCAGAAAATATGCGGTCTTATAGCAATAGATATGAAATCTGGAAAAATAGAGGTTATAAGAGCAAAATCTGTAATTCTTGCAACCGGCGGACATGCAAGAATATACTGGAAAAGAACATCAAACGCTCTTGGCTGCACAGGTGATGGAACTGCTCTTGCTTTAAAAACAGGAGTTCCTTTAAAAGATATGGAGTTTGTGCAGTTTCATCCTACAGGTTTAAGGAGAACTGGAATTTTAGTTACTGAAGGAGCACGGGGAGAAGGCGGATATCTCATAAACAAAGAAGGTGAAAGATTTATGTCCAGATACGCCCCTGAAAAGATGGAACTTGCTCCAAGGGATATGGTTTCAAGAGCGATAGAAACAGAGATAGCACAGGGAAGAGGATTTGAAGATGATGAAGGAAATAAATTTGTTTTCCTTGATTTAAGACATCTTGGAAAAGGAAAAATACTTGAAAAATTACCTCAAATCAGAGAACTTGCAATAGACTTTGAGGGAATTGATCCTATAGAAGAACCCATTCCTATCAGACCCACAGCCCACTACTGTATGGGAGGAATTGATACAGATATAAATACTGCAACCATTATAGACGGGCTATTTGCAGCCGGTGAGTGTGCATGTGTATCGGTGCACGGAGCAAACAGACTTGGCGGTAACTCCCTACTTGATATAGTTGTGTTTGGAAAAATAGCCGGAGAGATGGCAGCTGAATACGCTTTATCGTCAGAACTACCTGAATTTCCGGTAGAAAAGTTGAAAGACGAAAGAAATAAAATAGAATCTCTATTTGAAAAGGATGGAAAAGAAAAACTTGCCACACTAAGAAATGAATTAAGTGACACCCTCACAGAAGGAGCGGGCATATTTAGAGATGAAGTAAAACTTAAAAAAGCTCTTGAAAAGGTAAAGGAGATAAAAGAACGGGCAAACCATATAAAGGTTGAAGACCTCTCATACACATTTAACACAAATCTTCAACAAACTCTTGAGTTTTTAAACATGGTTGAACTCGCTGAAGTTACAGTTATTACAGCACTTGAAAGAAAAGAAAGTAGAGGTGCTCACTTTAGAACAGATTACCCAGAAAGAAACGATAAGGAGTTTTTGAAACACTCAGTAGTTACCTTTGAAAATGGTGATTATAAGATCTCTTATAAACCTGTCACTATAACAAGATACAAACCTGAAGAGAGGAAATACTAA
- a CDS encoding succinate dehydrogenase/fumarate reductase iron-sulfur subunit: MEKRKVTFRISRFNPEYDDFPHFEAFKITVHKGMTILEALQYIKDNIDPTLTFKGFCRSAICGSCALKVNGHPKLACKTQVFMELDRFNTDTLTLEPLQNATVIRDLAVDFKDAQEKFERIKPYLIPDPEIVPQNCEEESIVYPEEVEKFDKYTDCILCGSCFSMCPAVMNFKEYAGPFQHARIYRFAKDPRDGLKEERSKIAYAFDLWQCIRCERCSDVCPKQISSSEAVIHLRAMSIKKGLTLNPGARHAIAFYKSVISKGILNEAIIPLMSKGIKGVIEEMPVALSFLARGKMPPPLVKPIEDLESFKKVVALSEEVEL; this comes from the coding sequence ATGGAAAAAAGAAAAGTAACCTTCAGGATAAGTAGATTTAATCCGGAATATGATGATTTTCCCCATTTTGAAGCGTTTAAAATAACAGTCCATAAAGGAATGACAATCCTTGAGGCTCTTCAATACATAAAAGACAACATAGATCCAACTTTAACATTTAAAGGATTTTGCAGAAGTGCAATCTGCGGTTCATGTGCTCTAAAGGTTAACGGCCATCCTAAACTTGCCTGCAAAACGCAAGTTTTTATGGAACTTGACCGCTTCAACACAGATACCTTAACCCTTGAACCTCTTCAAAATGCAACAGTAATAAGAGATCTTGCAGTTGACTTTAAAGATGCTCAAGAGAAATTTGAAAGGATAAAACCGTATTTAATTCCCGACCCCGAGATTGTTCCACAAAACTGTGAAGAAGAATCTATAGTCTATCCAGAAGAAGTTGAAAAATTTGATAAATATACTGACTGTATCTTATGTGGAAGTTGCTTCTCAATGTGCCCTGCTGTTATGAATTTTAAAGAATATGCTGGACCTTTCCAGCATGCAAGAATATACCGTTTTGCAAAAGACCCGAGAGACGGATTAAAAGAGGAAAGAAGTAAAATCGCCTACGCTTTTGACCTGTGGCAGTGTATAAGATGTGAAAGATGCTCTGATGTATGCCCGAAGCAGATTTCCTCATCTGAAGCTGTTATCCACTTAAGAGCTATGTCCATTAAAAAAGGACTAACTCTAAATCCGGGAGCAAGACACGCAATAGCTTTTTATAAAAGTGTAATTTCAAAAGGTATCTTAAATGAAGCGATAATTCCTCTTATGTCTAAAGGAATAAAAGGTGTAATTGAGGAGATGCCCGTCGCCCTTTCTTTTCTTGCAAGAGGGAAAATGCCTCCTCCCCTTGTAAAACCGATAGAAGACCTTGAAAGTTTCAAGAAAGTTGTTGCCCTTTCTGAGGAGGTGGAACTGTGA
- a CDS encoding C-GCAxxG-C-C family (seleno)protein: MRYVNLVPEEVALKAFNYFPDLKCSEASFKAIIETLSEKIGEPYSFIPSSILAYGKAGIYGWCGVCGAFNGTSAAVSVIFEGNDKKVKAVLNHLANFLLSNVQPVFLPGNVDSILRISLPSLSCSDIFLRFHKEHGVDFEDDRRKKFCRCLTYTTVFKTVEILNRSFYQA; this comes from the coding sequence ATGAGATATGTAAACCTTGTTCCGGAGGAAGTTGCTCTTAAAGCTTTTAATTATTTCCCTGATTTAAAGTGCTCTGAAGCTTCATTTAAAGCGATTATTGAAACTCTTTCTGAGAAGATAGGTGAACCTTACAGTTTTATTCCCTCATCTATCCTTGCTTACGGAAAAGCAGGTATATATGGTTGGTGTGGAGTGTGTGGTGCATTTAACGGCACATCAGCAGCTGTAAGTGTGATTTTTGAAGGTAATGATAAGAAAGTTAAAGCAGTGCTGAATCACCTTGCCAACTTTCTTCTGTCAAATGTTCAGCCTGTTTTTTTGCCCGGAAATGTAGATTCCATATTGAGGATTTCCTTGCCTTCACTATCTTGCAGTGATATTTTTCTGCGTTTTCACAAAGAGCATGGTGTGGATTTTGAGGATGACAGAAGAAAAAAGTTCTGCAGGTGTTTAACATATACAACTGTTTTTAAAACGGTTGAGATATTAAACAGGTCTTTTTATCAGGCGTAG
- a CDS encoding urea transporter: MGLESDFSGNKVKSFLLSFLKSYSGIFFISEPLFGFFLFLITLLNPNMALSGFLCVISAYSFARLLGLKDTFLGLDFYIYNPLLVGLAIGYLFKLNLLTFIFIFSLGILTFLMTYTLSSIFSYYLKLPVLSIPFVIGSFIVYLASIRYSNLFVISLYPHYPVFQLHLPDFLKGFFSSLGAILFSPSVFAGLFIFLALFLYSRILTFLAVIGYFSAIFITGLMTGSFVNTFNDISAFNYILIAMAVGGVFLIPSPKSYLFAILSSIIAVPIVESTKAFWQQFGIPVFALPFNTVTLLIVYTLGLISWEYTTKLYRGTPEKTLDYYLTYLKRFPFSTRTLSLPFSGEWTVWQSFDGEWTHRGPWKYAIDFVISDDKGSTFKGDGNSLTDYYAFGKPVLSPVRGRVIKALDRIKDNPPGQADKENNFGNYVLIYDERGFYVLIAHLKENSLKVKSGDWVEKGSIIGLCGNSGYSPQPHIHIHVQLLSDIGSPTVPFSFAPFIRNEREFVDNGVPLRDERVKPVFADKALKKKLNLLIDMVMKYKVVQNDEEMGDVEFAVKMAPDGTFYLTDGSAKLYFAVFNETFYFLNFEGNKDSYLRYLFISGSKIPLFLEKALFWKDYLPLDLLENGMMTAILRFLASFKHDFYEVKAIYECSGNNSISGKVEYPNGFLSTFIKVDSNFGFKEIKIESNKKRLILRRVEDEKVFINGNGNGSAFFTKSIG, from the coding sequence TTGGGTTTGGAGTCCGATTTTTCTGGAAATAAAGTTAAAAGTTTTTTGCTATCTTTTCTTAAAAGTTATTCTGGGATTTTTTTCATTTCAGAGCCGCTTTTTGGTTTTTTTCTATTCCTTATAACTTTACTTAATCCAAATATGGCATTATCAGGTTTCCTGTGTGTTATTTCGGCTTATTCTTTTGCAAGATTATTGGGTCTTAAAGACACTTTTCTCGGACTTGATTTTTATATTTACAATCCATTACTTGTAGGGCTTGCAATAGGCTACCTTTTCAAACTAAACCTTCTTACTTTTATTTTTATTTTCAGTCTCGGAATATTAACATTTCTCATGACTTACACTTTATCTTCTATATTTTCTTACTATTTGAAGTTGCCAGTGCTTAGTATTCCCTTTGTAATTGGAAGCTTTATTGTTTATCTTGCATCAATTAGATATTCTAATCTTTTTGTAATATCTTTATATCCACATTATCCTGTTTTTCAGCTACATCTTCCTGATTTTTTAAAAGGCTTCTTTTCTTCACTTGGTGCAATTCTTTTTTCTCCATCTGTCTTTGCAGGGTTGTTCATATTTTTAGCCCTTTTTCTTTATTCAAGAATTCTTACTTTTCTTGCTGTTATTGGCTATTTTTCAGCAATATTTATCACAGGTTTGATGACAGGGTCGTTCGTGAATACCTTTAATGATATTTCCGCATTCAACTATATATTGATAGCTATGGCTGTTGGAGGTGTTTTCCTTATACCTTCTCCTAAAAGTTATCTTTTTGCCATACTTTCTTCCATTATAGCTGTTCCGATTGTGGAATCAACGAAAGCTTTCTGGCAACAGTTTGGAATTCCTGTATTTGCTTTACCGTTTAATACAGTTACTTTACTTATAGTATATACGCTCGGTCTTATTAGCTGGGAATATACGACAAAGCTTTATAGAGGAACTCCAGAAAAAACACTTGATTATTATCTTACTTACTTAAAAAGATTTCCCTTTTCCACAAGAACATTGTCTCTTCCTTTTTCTGGTGAATGGACGGTATGGCAGTCTTTTGATGGAGAATGGACGCACAGGGGACCCTGGAAATATGCAATTGATTTTGTTATTTCTGATGATAAAGGAAGTACTTTTAAAGGTGACGGTAATTCTTTAACAGATTATTATGCTTTCGGAAAACCAGTTCTTTCTCCTGTAAGAGGAAGGGTTATTAAAGCTCTGGATAGAATTAAGGATAATCCTCCCGGTCAGGCTGATAAAGAAAACAATTTCGGAAATTATGTCTTGATATATGATGAGAGGGGATTCTACGTTCTTATTGCTCATCTTAAGGAAAATTCTTTAAAGGTAAAGTCAGGAGATTGGGTGGAGAAGGGTTCTATTATAGGGCTTTGCGGAAATTCAGGTTATTCTCCTCAACCTCACATTCATATTCATGTGCAACTATTATCTGATATCGGTTCTCCAACTGTGCCGTTTAGTTTTGCACCTTTTATACGAAATGAAAGAGAATTTGTTGATAATGGAGTGCCATTAAGGGACGAAAGAGTAAAACCTGTATTTGCAGATAAAGCTTTGAAGAAAAAATTAAATCTTTTAATAGACATGGTTATGAAATATAAAGTTGTTCAAAATGATGAAGAAATGGGTGATGTAGAATTTGCTGTTAAGATGGCTCCTGATGGGACTTTTTATCTTACAGATGGAAGTGCGAAGCTTTATTTTGCTGTATTTAATGAGACTTTCTATTTTCTTAATTTTGAAGGGAATAAAGATTCTTATTTAAGGTATCTTTTTATTTCAGGTAGTAAAATACCCCTGTTTCTTGAAAAGGCTTTATTCTGGAAAGATTATTTACCGTTAGACCTTTTAGAAAATGGCATGATGACAGCTATATTGAGATTTTTAGCTTCCTTTAAACACGATTTTTATGAGGTTAAAGCGATTTATGAATGTTCTGGAAATAATTCTATTTCTGGAAAAGTGGAGTATCCTAATGGTTTTCTGTCAACTTTTATTAAAGTTGATTCTAACTTTGGATTTAAAGAGATTAAAATTGAGTCTAACAAAAAAAGATTAATACTTAGGAGAGTAGAGGATGAAAAAGTTTTTATTAATGGCAACGGCAATGGCAGTGCTTTTTTCACAAAAAGCATCGGCTAA
- a CDS encoding CoB--CoM heterodisulfide reductase iron-sulfur subunit B family protein produces the protein MKKFAFYPGCAPKGASIESYISAKAVMNKLEIDYTEPLSFSCCGAGNIEEVKPSVALGINVRNLAIAETEGRDIITICSTCYLELKKAQRRLEERETLKEEYNEILSEAGLRYEGKVNVYLLHHVILDYFTDTLKKKIKKPLTNIKVYPYYGCHSIRPKHITGYDDSENPSSLEKLIKLLGGIPVSGNRRILCCGFHASFSASRLAMTLTGQNLKEAHDMDADCVVTPCPLCHLNMDANQRKALKTIGEKFIMPVLHIQQLIGLAMGLSPEEIGLDKNVVPALYIV, from the coding sequence GTGAAAAAATTTGCATTCTATCCCGGATGTGCCCCAAAAGGTGCATCTATAGAATCTTACATCAGTGCAAAAGCTGTAATGAACAAGCTTGAAATAGACTACACAGAACCGCTATCTTTCAGCTGCTGCGGTGCAGGGAATATTGAAGAGGTAAAGCCCTCTGTTGCCCTCGGCATAAACGTAAGAAACCTTGCAATAGCTGAAACAGAAGGAAGAGACATAATAACCATCTGCAGCACCTGTTATCTTGAGCTTAAGAAAGCGCAGAGAAGACTTGAAGAAAGAGAAACTCTGAAAGAGGAATACAATGAAATTCTTTCTGAAGCAGGGTTAAGATATGAGGGAAAAGTAAACGTTTACCTCCTCCACCATGTAATACTTGACTATTTTACAGATACCTTAAAAAAGAAAATCAAAAAACCCCTTACCAATATAAAAGTTTACCCATATTACGGATGCCATTCAATAAGACCAAAGCATATCACAGGATATGATGATTCTGAAAATCCATCATCTCTTGAAAAACTGATAAAACTACTTGGAGGAATCCCGGTATCCGGAAATAGGAGAATCCTCTGCTGCGGATTTCACGCTTCCTTTTCAGCCTCACGTTTAGCAATGACTCTAACAGGGCAAAATCTAAAGGAAGCCCATGATATGGATGCTGACTGTGTAGTAACACCATGCCCATTGTGCCATCTTAATATGGACGCAAATCAAAGGAAGGCTTTGAAAACTATCGGAGAAAAGTTTATCATGCCGGTTCTCCATATTCAACAACTTATAGGACTTGCAATGGGACTTTCACCTGAAGAAATTGGACTTGATAAAAATGTCGTTCCAGCACTTTACATAGTTTAA